A window of Rhododendron vialii isolate Sample 1 chromosome 11a, ASM3025357v1 genomic DNA:
CGAAGATTGAACTACAACAAACAAAGGCCAGGGTATGAAAATTACAAACTTTATCATAGTACTTGACAAAATCCTCCGGAGGAACGAACACTAAACGAATTTCTCACACACATGGATTATGCTTAATACTCACTCGCAGTCGCAGAACGCTGATGTGTAAACGTCCTTAAACGTGAATGCTCTCAATTACTCAACATGGGCAGAGATGGGTTTCAAAATTCATATCCATTGTACTGTATTTGATTAGAGCTCCTGGACCCCTCTCACTTGCAGCCAGCAAGATGCTCATGCCTGCTTTAACTTTTCTCAAAACTTAACATGAGAAGGAATACTAATTAACATATTTGtctcaagaaaatcaattactatAGCATCTCTCATGGTATGGTAAAAATGGTAGCCAGACCTATCTGGTTAAGTGACATCCAGTAAAAACTTTTCGCATCATATACGGAGGgtgaacacaatttttggcaTGATTAATGTTCTTGCCAAgatctacaaaataaacggaACTGATCATCAAAGTGTGCTCGAAAAATGGCCGGAAATTTGAAAATGGACCGGAGGGGGACATCACCACCCCTCCTGTCCCCGTGATACATGAAAGTTTCTCAGTTGTTGGGTGGATCTCGAATATGCCACTGAGTGGGTAGGAGATCATGGGGATATAACTACCTCGATTTTAGGAGGTACTTGTACTTTCAGAACCGAAGCATGGTTTCTCAATTCCATCGAACTCTCATTTTCTTTGAACTCATGCCATGGCTCTAAGCCTGGATGGCGGCAATCAACAATAATTGTCTTAAGTGCCACAGCACGCTGGAAAAAGTAGGCTAAAAGCTCGAAATCGATACAGCCAACAAATTTCACCACCTCAAGGCATCTGTGAAGATGACGTTCGGTAGGCTCCATCTCAGTTTGCATCTGTATCCTTGTAGGTGACATCAACTGTACAAGAATATCAAGAAACGAAATACAAAATGTTACTATGTTAGTAGGCAACATGTATAATAATACTTGCTTTAAAAACAAGCGCTAGTTAAAGCTAGCCAAGTTCATTTACTACAAgtatgttcaaacttcaaagaatTAAGCACAATATAGCATATAACCGGTTACCAGGCCACAAATCGCAATGAAGATGAAATACTTGAACACAAATCTACCAAACAGAAGAGCCAATGCAACAGTATCTATGTAACAGAAAGAAATGCTAAAACGATCATCAACAGACTTTGTTGAATTTGTACACCAGTGGGAGGGAAAGGCAACAATCCTAATGATCggaattcaaaatttcatttgcCACTATCAACAGAGATACTAAATTCTTATAGGAAGTCAGTCATCAACAACAATCAATGCAAATACGACATCCCAATATGAAACTATCACTATACTATTCAAACAAAGAATTACAAGGGAAAACATAAGAAGAATCTGCCAAACCCCCACAAGATCAGATGCAACCCCATTAGGATGCCATGAATCCATCTCCCATACATGTTAATTAAGTAGTTATCCTATGCAATCGGTTAACATAATGGCTCAGCCATGTAAGCTGAAACACATTGTGATGTAAAGATAGATATTGAAGAATTGGATCCAAAAGGGAAAGAGCCCGTTTCCCCGTAAGGAAAGGAGAAAATGAAGGGTCTAATAACATAGAGTTAAGCAACAATCCAAGCCATAAGACCATCTCGCATAGAAGTGATATATCTCCTGCCACAAGGCACAAGGACACGACACAAAACCGCAATTCACCAACTGCATAAgaccatatcacataaaagtgaTACATCTCCTGCTACAAGGACAAGAAACAGAACCGCGATTCACCAACTGCAATATTCTCCCGTCAccgaattcatttttttgtggAAACACCAAATTGTTTCCCTTTCCTTAGACCAAATCAGCAAATCTTCATGTAGTTTGTCAGCGACGGCTGAAACGATCTGTTTATGTGACACCAATACACCTGCAAATTTTAGTCAAACGAAGATGGATCGTTTCACTCATACGCCCTCAAGTAATGAATAACAAGCTGATCCGTTCCGTAACGCCAATTGCTCAAAtcatgacacacacacacacacacaacggCTTGATGGGAAAAGAGATTCACAGAGCCAGAGTAGGGTTTGGGAATGACGAAAAGAATCACATAAGGCATGCTCAAAGCTGTGCCAGCCTTACAGCGTAGGCTAACTAGTCATCCTCTGGGACCTATGCTGCGTCCAGTATTATACAGTGCTCAATAGTGCAAATGTCAAAGGCATATGCGGGGTACAATTTTAGAGATGGTTGAGAAATCGAGAGTTCTATTTATGCGTGGTTGCAAAACAGAAGCTTGTACCAGATAGAGTTTGGGGCAAGTGTTTAGCTTTTGCATCAAAACATCTCAATATACAGTAAATATGGCATCTaaaaaaaccataaaaataaaaactctacAAATGCATCAAGCAACACTACTACGTACACTTGTAGAAACCACAAAATAGGTTTCCAAGAAAGCGTAAGATATAAAGAGAAGGCGTTCACCTGTAACGTAAATGTACGCAAGAAGGGAGCTCTCTCAATTAGGGAAGTCCAACCAAGGAAACTGTCTTCTTCCTCAGCATACCCAGCAAATGTCAAGTTCTTCAGATTAGTCAATTCCGGAAAAGGTGGGGGTGCATAATTGTCCTGAAAGGTGAAGCTCATGATAAGCACATAGGCTCCATCTCGTTCGATatccagaaatttttttttttcaaaacatttatcaaaatcaaaagcgCAGATCAACCGCAAGAGACGTGTAGATACTAACCAAGGAAGAGAAATCAAAGCTCAATGTCAGGCTCTCTAGTTGAGAGAAATAAACTGCGGGAAGAgcagtcaaaaacccttcacgCTGTGAAACAGTCAGATCTACCAATGAAGGAGCATGCCTAACAAGAACTGGGGTTGGACAACTAGAAAATCCAAGACAGATCAAGGAGGCAAGGTTTGGGGCACAAATATCAACAGTTCGTAATCTAGGGCATCTGGATATCTCTAAGAACTTGAGGCCAAGCGAAGGACCGGCAACCTTAAGCTTTACCAGACTCTCTGAGTAGGATACACGCAACACAATGAGAAGTGGACAGTTCGATAAGAAGTGCTCAACAAGCTCCCCAGTTATATTGACACATGTTAAAGAGAGTTGCATAAGTGACTTAATGCATGATACACCGTAAGGGCTTTTGATGAGAGAACAAACTTCATCGGCGAGAGTATAACACGGCCAAGGAAGTCGTATGTTTCTGTCAATAGCACACATCGTGTCCATGTGGAGTCGTTCTCCTAGACGAGTAtaaccacataagttaacttcAAGCCTTTGAACGGACTTGCGGATGGCAAAACTGAACCACTCATCGATGTCGTGATAAGAGTCCTTGCGAGACAAATATAAGAGGACTTTGAAATCGGTTATATGGGGACCCTGATGTAATTGTATAACTCGATTCACACAATGTAGGTACTTGTCTGTAACAGTTCTGCCACGGGATTCATCTCCGGCAACCTTGTCAATGGCCCTCAGGATCTTTGGAAAATAAAAGTGGAGGACTTTAGCATGATGAGTCCATAAATATTGCCATCTCTTGGAGAGGACACATGTGCTTGCTGCTTCCACAATGTTAAGTAGAGACAGAATGGTACCCAGAATTTCATCAGGTAGTTGACTTATCCGATCTTCGAAATTCGTCATCCTACTCTGTAAATAAATCATCTCAAGAGCCGGAAacagtaaataaataaatcatccTAGAGAAAAACTTATACTTACACAATGATCACGGCCCTGGGCAGAAGCCAAGAAAGCccgagaaaattttcaatgtaACAGTTGTCGCCATGGTGTGGAAACTACACATCATATGAGGGGCCGTTACAAATGACAGTTacattgaagatttttttttccccacggCTTTAAGCTCCCAAAAAACTGCTGAAAAGAAGGATCAGAAAGAGGAAACAGAGGGCGGTACCTGTTCTTATCGTAGCCGGAGCTTCTCtgctttgttcaatttttactACTGTGCTTATTTAAGATTGTGGAGTGAAAGTTGTGATTCTGATCGAATTGTTGTTTAGTAGGGCTGGCTGACACTTATTTAAAGGCTCATTCAAgttagtgattaacttatgtaacacaaatttttttttgattttgtccttattcaaaggaaatttgcgtttgttagttctatgccaaattttttaggaatccgattttttggaaaatatagGTGGGTAAGGaagagaggaatcggaaaagtaaaaaattattaataacttttacacaaatattttgggaattattcaaagaaaagctcaaaaagtcagtttttggaatttttcttgaatattttccaaaatatttatttaaaagtcataattttttacttttctgattcctctcatcgtTACTCACTGATAGGCGcgtggaattcatgaatttaagcgcctaagtagggaaattagcgcgttagacgtgcatttaattctcatttttccatttaatgcgtgcacgaggttggattttgtgtttgtgcctaatttgcaggaaattgagatgttttggcgctAATGAGAAGTACCCGGTAGGCCGTGATAGAGCTTGTGAGTGTGAAAGGCTGTGGAGACTAAGTGTTGGAGTGAAATTGACGAGGAAATCACCGTAGTCATTCGCGAGCGCTACAAGAAAGTGGTATAGCGCTCAGAAGTGGATAGCAAAGTCCACAAAGTGATCAGAGAGTTGGCTAGCGctacaccctttttggtgtagcgctacctaaAGGTTAAGAGAGAACATTGGCCAAAGCTAGGTCAACAGAGTCAACGCCTCAAACAAGTTCGCAAGCGCTATACCATTTTTTGTATAGCGCTACCGAGGGGCTTAAAAAGGGCCTCGAACGTTGACGTTTTGGGTTAAGCCGGTTCCAATTCcgattaattttaggatttttattgtttttaacggggattaatataaatacctcgttttaagttagttttagggtagatttttcattccagacttttacgtagcagctttttcactaacgttgttttgttttctctcagttcttaagttttctgcactatttctttcaatcgcttggattctggtaacgtttgtcgaatttcttcgttaattaaagttgttcgttattatctattctacgtggatctttcttttattttttttccgtctcttctgcaatagatgatcatgtttcgatctagggttttattttctgttatttcaagcatgcgtgagtagttccccagggtgcagccacgggacgaaggcgtcctgtgactagtttaatcaatgttttacctcgggtacgaattaattcgtttttccaacagttttgggatatgaaagaaaatccctttctaataaacaaaacccaggcatcaTCAGATTTTAAATGCGCATGAGAGCTGGTGACAAGTGGCGGGCATTTATTAGGAAccccttttttcttattctgagatcagtgaattgaataattgtgtcccgagtaaatattggttaggctagttgcagacgcgggttcccacggctgtactctcctttaaatttatagttaattaaatcaattcagtgatttaggtagtaaatcaatcaatcaaacaaagggtggctacctaagagccagattaaactaaagttcatcacaattgagtcaacaccgtccgtccgtctctgtggttcgactccggtacttccggaattattgtgctacattggtcgagagtcctacgcttgggacgcgtttttagtctttatttattaacacccggtcggtcaagcatttttggcgccgttgccggggacggcgACGTGTGTTCTAGAGTGTgagttttcgtaatttttttcttttagtggAGTCACCATAGGTAGAGAGAGGAAGGTGTCCTTTAAACAGGACCCTCTTTATTATCGCGACCCGACTCATCGTTTAGCTCGGAAAGAACTGGAGTCGAGTCAGCCTGTGCTTTCTAGTTTTTCCTCTTCTAGTTTAGAGTCAGACTCAGCTGATTACCAGTCAGAGTCTATCCCCATTAGTGGTCTTTACATAGATTTACCTTTTGAGTCAGTTAGTGTCAGTAATCCACTTTTCCAGTCAATTTTAGAGTCAGAATCAGAATCCGTCGAGATGGGAGATAGGCAGGTAGTTATTCAGCCGTCCTTGAGACAGCACATGCAccctgagaggaccactcctctcggaCCCATTGTGTTCCCTCAGGAGACACAAGAGGCCCGCAATGCCTTTACAGTCAAACCTGGTGTCCTTAATAGTCTCCCCAGTTTCCACGGGAGAGAGTGCGATGATCCGTACGAGCATGTGCGGACATTCGAGGGATTGGTGCGCAACCTTGCATCTAATACCCAATATGAGAATGCGTGCCTCAAGCTGTTTGAGGCGACGTTGAAAGATGGCGCGCTTCTGTGGTTCCGAATGCAAAAGTCTCAGTCTTTCACCACTTGGGCACAAGTGCGTGATGCCTTTTATAGGAAATACTTTTCTGAGGCTAAGACTAAGAGTTTCAGGCGTCAAATTCAAGGCTTTAGGCAGGAGAGGGATGAGTCATTTCTCAAGGCATGGGAGCGCTTCAAGGAATTGCTCCTAAGGCTGCCACACCATGGCTTTGAGAGAATTCAGTTAATTGGGTTCTTTCATCTTGGTCTCAATGCTGAGTCAGTCCAGCACATAGAATATTCTTGCAAAGGGGACGATTTCTTGTCCAAAACAGCAGATGaggcttgggatttcttagatgaccTGGCTGATAGGCAGAGGGCTTTAGAGCCATCAGATTTTGAGCGATCCGGACCTTCTGGGTCCAACGTTATCCCGGTCACCATTCGTGACCAGCGACTCCAGGCTCAGGTTGAGAAAATGGCCCAGAGGTTAGAGGACCTAGAGGTTAGGCAGGTTCGACCAGTCAATGAGGTGTCAGTGGAGGAAGTTTGTGTGTGGTGCGAGTGTAAAGGGCACACCGCACCTGTTTGCCCTGGGTTTATTGCCGCCAAGGGGGCGAGCCAATTTACTCAGGAAGAAGTAAATGCAGTTAGGACTTGGGATCCGTATTCGAGCACATATAATGCGGGATGGAGGGATCACCCCAATTTTGGGTGGTCAGATTCCAGACCCGTAGGTGGAGGCCAAGCTCAACCCCTTGCGCTACCTCCGCCACAACAGTTTCAACAGGCCCAATCATCTAGGCCTCCTCAGGGTCAGGTCATCCCATTCCACTTCCAGCCACAGCCTGGTAGGGGGGCAGGTCCATCAACTCGTGGTCCTCCCCCAGGTTATTCGCAAATAACCGCGCGTGATCATAAGTTAGAGGATACTGTCAATTCCCTGATGCAGTCACAAATGACATTTCAGACGGAATCAAGACAGCAAATTGGGGCCCTTACAACCCAAATGTCGCAACTCACTGCGGTTGTCAGTCAACTGCAGCAGGAGAAGGGTAAGTTTCCAGCCCAGGGTAGTGCAGCGGGCGCCCATTATTTGGGAAATTCTTCAGGTCCTAATGTTCAAAACCAGAATCAGGAGGAGGCTAAGTCAGTCACCATTCTCAGGAGCGGGAAGGAGATCGATAAGTCCATCCCGCTAAAGCAAAAACCAGCTCCACCCCCGGAGCCGGTTGATGCACCAAGAGCAACTCCTGATATTGTTGATGTCCCTAGGAAGGAGGTAAAGGATGATGAGGAGTCACCTGAGGTGGTAGTGCCTGCAACTGCGGCCCCCATGACTCCAacgccacccgttgctccatacccaaatcgcttggtggcgaaacctaaggtcaatgtgaactttcaaatgcttgaattattcaagaaagttcaatttcctatctctttgatggaagccattgacgcaattccccagtttgctaaggtcttgaaggatttgtgcacgtcaaagcggagaaccaagagtcaggataaagtgcttctgacggagcaagtgagctccattctccaggctGAGATCCCTACTAAGTgcaaggaccctggttgtcccaccatccctatagctatcGCGGGTCAAAAATTCGATAAGGCTTTGttggatttaggagcaagtgtcaacttgctcccTTATTCGGTATACTTAAAGCTTGGCCTAGGCGATTTGagagccacaccggtcacgTTACAATTGGCCGATCGGAGTGTGAGAgttccaaagggggtggtggaagatgttttaattcaagtgggcgagtttctttttcctgtcgACTTTATTGTCCTAGATACTTGCCCAATACCGGAGGTCtttgagaagactcctatcatccttggccgtccttttctagccacttccagtgctgtcatgaattgtaaaactggacaagtccaattgtcgtttggggacttgaaaatggaggtgaaagtgTTTAATGCAGAGAGCCGAGTCAAGAttgatgaggtgagtttgatcgacacgctggtgcaggagcatgtcgataatattttatataaggaTCTTCTAGAGATAGCCAAGGAGGCGTCATTCTTAAATTCTCCAgaattagggagtttgatggaGGTGTTGGTCGATCCTGGGTGAAGTAGGTGAACTGGTTGAGGCGTTGGTcaatcctgtttattcggatgaccctaTTGTGTAGCCGTTGTGGCTACgttccgacgggtagcttttgcgtaccactctcttcattgagaagtggacccggcccctagtaataggggtacccatcattgacttgggtctTATAGCtttcgcacgccgctattaaaataaggatcgtgtgcccagctccggttagtaagggcaattttgtgttggTAACATTGGATTCTACTAATTAAGTTCTGTTGTTTTTGGGCAATctatttatatttgttttttatttcttagttctttatttcttgtcttttgtttagttatttttcttttctcatatcaaaaagaaaagaatttgaaaagcgaaaaaaaattgcatcatggtcttgtatagccacccgtttcttgcCCACCGGCGagggatggggagaaaagtatgacacgttgatcgcgtgaagatttggtggagtatttctctttttatttttgttttgggagctCGGATACCACGAACCGGGCGGAACTAATGTTTTTTTTGCAGAGTACGGTGATTGGCCCGGAGGCTGGGTGACAGGAAATTCCTCGAACATCGGCCGAGGTCATGGTGGTTGGCTGCCACCCGTAGGTCTATTTCTTCTCCCTTGTGCTTTCTTTCGATGTGTCTCCATGCTCTGGGGACATAGCATGTTTCTAGTTGGGGGGAGGGTGTACCTTGTACATGTTTTGTTGCGTTGCTAGGGTaattttagggtaaatttttattttattattattattttttttttcttttttttccagggGATACATTTgttatgcttgattgtattgTTAGGCGAGCATGTTAGAATTAGCCGAATTATTGTGCCtgttttaattcaagttcatgcatatatttggcgCCTTTGTGAACATGTTAGTGCTGTCGTTACGTTGAGTAAGTGTCCCCACGTAGTTAATAGTGCATCCTGATAAACATTCCcatattctttgttttctttttctcgcatTTGCGGAAAATAGTAGGCTTTTGTTTCACAATTGAGTAGCTAGatgttttgcatgcatttgtgagagttggtaacgtgcataggggatgagacaaggcatttttgcatgattagacCACATATGTGTCCCTTTGTCCAATCTTAAACCAGTCCGAGTCAGTTCTTGAGTCTAACCTAGGAAACCGGTGTGTGGGTTGGACTATAGTTTGGGGGGTCTAGCATTGTGCATCATGGGTGTCTTATTGCATTGGATTTGGAGCATCGTTGTCGTCGGAAGTGAAAGTGAAGAAATCTTGATGGGTGTCATGTTttgtaaccaaacccaaccttcAGGCCATAAAGCTaagtcgaaaaaaaaaaaaagaaaagaaaagaaaagaaaagaaaatgtggagTTGAGGCAAGTTGGGAGAAATCAGCACCTACTGGCACATCAGAATAAGTGATTGTTTGATCATGTTATAGGGCAGTCCTCGACTCTGTATCAACCGCCTCAGTTTCCAGATTTAGAGGTCAGCGACAACTTTGCCGAGAGcagtttggattgattttggatttccatGATGCATGAAGCTAGGGTGGTGGTgtcattttatgtgtttatttcatgtttttcagtgtcggtggattatatttgtttttctagtATTTGGGTCCGTAAAAATTTAGTTACGGATGTTTAAATCTCTTGttggactttgtttggttggcaccaATGGAAGCATGTTGGTAGCTAAGGGTAAGGTGGCGGCTAGTCTGGGTAGATGACCTTGCGCTACTATAGGCCGCCGCCTAATTTGTAGTTTCCCTTTCGTTCGGAACCATGGTCATTATAAGCCTAATTAAGTCCTTAGTGGACCTTGTGCACGTTGTTAAACTCTCGTTCATGCATGTTTTATGTTaatgttgctaattttgtggaatcgtgactgtatatatattgtgcttttattctttgtcagCGTTGTCTTTGATTGGCGCGTGGTGGCCTTTGTTTCGGTCCCACGTAGTTCGCCAAGCGCTTTTTGCATGGAATGTTTGAGTGTTCTGGTGAGCGAGTGTAGCATCGTTGCCTTCGTGGGGGCATTTATCTCTGCATGTGTTCCGGCactaattttgttcatctttttgccAAGGCATGCATGCTTTTGAGTTGCAGGTGAGTGAGGAGGCGAAAATTTTTCGACCCGCCTATTTCTTGTACAGCATACATAACCTTTGTATTCCCCTTCGTGTcttgttagtctttgttttgttatttttcttttcgttcgttactagggactagcaacgctcaagttgggggatgtgataggcgcgtggaattcatgaatttaagcgcctaagtagggaaattagcgcgttagacgtgcatttaattctcatttttccatttaatgcgtgcacgaggttggattttgtgtttgtgcctaatttgcaggaaattgagatgttttggcgctAATGAGAAGTACCCGGTAGGCCGTGATAGAGCTTGTGAGTGTGAAAGGCTGTGGAGACTAAGTGTTGGAGTGAAATTGACGAGGAAATCACCGTAGTCATTCGCGAGCGCTACAAGAAAGTGGTATAGCGCTCAGAAGTGGATAGCAAAGTCCACAAAGTGATCAGAGAGTTGGCTAGCGctacaccctttttggtgtagcgctacctaaAGGTTAAGAGAGAACATTGGCCAAAGCTAGGTCAACGGAGTCAACGCCTCAAACAAGTTCGCAAGCGCTATACCATTTTTTGTATAGCGCTACCGAGGGGCTTAAAAAGGGCCTCGAACGTTGACGTTTTGGGTTAAGCCGGTTCCAATTCcgattaattttaggatttttattgtttttaacggggattaatataaatacctcgttttaagttagttttagggtagatttttcattccagacttttacgtagcagctttttcactaacgttgttttgttttctctcagttcttaagttttctgcactatttctttcaatcgcttggattctggtaacgtttgtcgaatttcttcgttaattaaagttgttcgttattatctattctacgtggatctttcttttattttttttccgtctcttctgcaatagatgatcatgtttcgatctagggttttattttctgttatttcaagcatgcgtgagtagttccccagggtgcagccacgggacgaaggcgtcctgtgactagt
This region includes:
- the LOC131307789 gene encoding F-box protein At5g03100-like, which encodes MIYLQSRMTNFEDRISQLPDEILGTILSLLNIVEAASTCVLSKRWQYLWTHHAKVLHFYFPKILRAIDKVAGDESRGRTVTDKYLHCVNRVIQLHQGPHITDFKVLLYLSRKDSYHDIDEWFSFAIRKSVQRLEVNLCGYTRLGERLHMDTMCAIDRNIRLPWPCYTLADEVCSLIKSPYGVSCIKSLMQLSLTCVNITGELVEHFLSNCPLLIVLRVSYSESLVKLKVAGPSLGLKFLEISRCPRLRTVDICAPNLASLICLGFSSCPTPVLVRHAPSLVDLTVSQREGFLTALPAVYFSQLESLTLSFDFSSLDNYAPPPFPELTNLKNLTFAGYAEEEDSFLGWTSLIERAPFLRTFTLQLMSPTRIQMQTEMEPTERHLHRCLEVVKFVGCIDFELLAYFFQRAVALKTIIVDCRHPGLEPWHEFKENESSMELRNHASVLKVQVPPKIEVVISP